The Pseudorhodobacter turbinis genome contains a region encoding:
- a CDS encoding DNA polymerase III subunit chi: MGVVMFYHLTASSMEETARALLTRSLQAGWRVMLRGTDAAGLERLDTILWQGPAESFLPHGLAGGTHDAQQPVLLGTGAIANDAKALMAVEGAEVSPDEAEGLERVFILFNGHDDAAVAAARVQWKTLTGAGLAAQYWSEESGSWQKKAG, translated from the coding sequence ATGGGGGTGGTGATGTTCTATCACCTCACCGCCTCCAGCATGGAGGAGACGGCGCGGGCCTTGCTCACCCGCTCGCTGCAAGCGGGCTGGCGGGTGATGTTGCGTGGTACGGATGCGGCGGGTCTGGAACGGCTCGACACGATTTTGTGGCAAGGCCCGGCCGAAAGCTTTTTGCCGCACGGGCTGGCAGGTGGCACTCATGATGCGCAACAGCCCGTTTTGCTGGGAACCGGTGCGATTGCGAATGATGCCAAGGCCCTGATGGCGGTTGAGGGTGCCGAGGTCTCTCCCGATGAGGCTGAGGGGCTGGAGCGGGTATTTATTCTGTTCAACGGGCACGACGATGCGGCCGTTGCCGCCGCGCGTGTCCAGTGGAAAACCCTGACCGGCGCGGGGCTTGCGGCGCAATATTGGTCCGAGGAAAGCGGAAGCTGGCAAAAGAAAGCGGGCTAG
- a CDS encoding leucyl aminopeptidase, which translates to MTHPLPIQFQETDLDAFAQFTGRLALVAAADEVEARSPSARRINKLTKGALNRFLASDAWEKVKEGESVDLSWPAGLAAEALQVVKADRRADVATARKAGAAIGKSVGKPGVLVLAGSMQRAADLSLGLALRAYDFEAHKTTAPTLRGPVTMMVKDPEAVALAAKPMAAVAEGVFFTRDLVNEPANVLTTDDFAARLAAMQELGLEVEILEEADLEALGMGALLGVGMGSESPSKVVVMQWNGGGGEAPFALVGKGVVFDTGGISLKPAGGMEDMTMDMGGAGVVSGVMRTLALRRAKANVVGLVGLVENMPDGRAQRPGDVVKSMKGDTIEVINTDAEGRLVLADVLWYAQERFKPCGMINLATLTGAIIVALGHENTGVFSNDDGLCDAFLKACKSEGEGAWRLPMGDAYDAKLKSRVADMMNSCGRDGGSITAAQFLKRFVKDETPWCHLDIAGTALLKTESTFAPKGATGWGVMALDRLIRDKFEG; encoded by the coding sequence ATGACACATCCTTTGCCGATCCAGTTTCAAGAAACCGACCTCGACGCATTTGCGCAGTTCACAGGGCGTCTGGCGCTGGTTGCCGCCGCGGATGAGGTCGAGGCCCGCAGCCCGTCCGCGCGCCGGATCAACAAGCTGACCAAGGGCGCGCTCAATCGGTTTCTGGCCTCGGATGCATGGGAAAAGGTAAAAGAGGGTGAGTCGGTTGATCTGTCTTGGCCCGCAGGGTTGGCGGCCGAGGCCTTGCAGGTGGTCAAAGCGGACCGGCGCGCGGATGTGGCAACCGCCCGCAAGGCAGGCGCTGCGATTGGCAAATCGGTTGGCAAACCCGGTGTTCTGGTGCTGGCCGGAAGCATGCAGCGCGCGGCGGATCTGTCGCTTGGTCTTGCCCTGCGCGCTTATGATTTTGAGGCCCATAAAACAACCGCACCAACCCTGCGCGGCCCTGTGACGATGATGGTCAAAGACCCCGAGGCCGTGGCGCTGGCCGCCAAGCCTATGGCCGCCGTTGCCGAAGGTGTGTTTTTCACCCGTGATCTGGTGAATGAGCCTGCAAATGTGCTGACCACCGATGATTTCGCCGCCCGTCTTGCCGCGATGCAAGAGTTGGGGCTGGAGGTGGAAATCCTTGAGGAGGCCGATCTAGAAGCTTTGGGCATGGGGGCGCTGTTGGGCGTCGGCATGGGCTCTGAAAGCCCGTCCAAGGTTGTGGTGATGCAGTGGAACGGCGGCGGCGGCGAGGCGCCCTTTGCGCTGGTTGGCAAGGGCGTGGTGTTCGATACTGGCGGTATCTCCCTCAAGCCTGCGGGCGGCATGGAAGATATGACGATGGATATGGGCGGCGCCGGCGTTGTTTCCGGCGTGATGCGCACGCTGGCGTTGCGGCGGGCCAAGGCCAATGTGGTTGGGCTTGTCGGCTTGGTCGAAAACATGCCTGACGGGCGTGCGCAACGTCCCGGCGATGTGGTGAAATCCATGAAGGGCGACACGATCGAGGTGATCAATACCGATGCCGAGGGGCGTTTGGTGCTGGCCGATGTGCTTTGGTACGCGCAGGAACGCTTTAAGCCCTGCGGCATGATCAACCTTGCCACCCTGACGGGCGCGATCATCGTGGCCTTGGGTCATGAAAACACCGGCGTCTTCAGCAATGATGACGGCTTGTGCGATGCCTTCCTCAAGGCGTGCAAGTCCGAGGGTGAGGGTGCGTGGCGTTTGCCGATGGGCGATGCCTATGACGCCAAGCTCAAATCCCGTGTGGCCGATATGATGAACTCTTGCGGGCGCGATGGCGGCTCGATCACGGCGGCGCAATTCCTCAAACGGTTCGTCAAGGATGAGACCCCCTGGTGCCATCTGGACATCGCGGGCACCGCGCTGTTGAAAACCGAGAGCACATTTGCGCCCAAAGGGGCGACCGGCTGGGGCGTGATGGCGCTTGATCGTTTGATCCGCGACAAGTTCGAGGGCTGA
- the purM gene encoding phosphoribosylformylglycinamidine cyclo-ligase — MTGKNGLTYADAGVDIDAGNALVERIKPAAKRTSRPGTMSGLGGFGALFDLKGAGYVDPILVAATDGVGTKLRIAIDTGNVDTIGVDLVAMCVNDLVCQGAEPLFFLDYFATGKLDLDQATRIINGIAAGCEASGCALIGGETAEMPGMYHGGDFDLAGFAVGAMERGQTLPEGVVEGDVLLGLTSDGVHSNGYSFVRKVVEMSGLDWHSPSPFGAGTLGQGLLAPTRLYVKQCLAAVRAGGVHALAHITGGGLTENPPRVLPEGLACEIDLSAWPLPKVFGWLAATANMTEEELLKTFNCGIGMMLVVSADRAEALAQELRDAGETVVTMGRVVPGEGVIYKGSLL, encoded by the coding sequence ATGACGGGTAAAAATGGGCTGACCTATGCCGATGCAGGTGTGGATATTGACGCAGGCAACGCGCTGGTGGAGCGGATTAAACCCGCGGCCAAACGCACAAGCCGCCCCGGCACGATGTCGGGCCTTGGCGGTTTCGGCGCGCTGTTTGACCTGAAGGGCGCGGGCTATGTCGATCCGATCCTTGTGGCTGCGACCGACGGTGTTGGGACCAAACTGCGGATCGCGATTGATACCGGAAATGTTGACACCATCGGCGTTGATCTGGTGGCGATGTGCGTCAATGATCTGGTCTGCCAAGGTGCCGAGCCTTTGTTTTTCCTTGATTACTTCGCAACCGGCAAGCTGGATCTGGATCAGGCCACGCGCATCATCAACGGGATCGCGGCGGGCTGTGAGGCCTCTGGCTGTGCTTTGATCGGCGGGGAAACCGCCGAGATGCCGGGCATGTATCATGGCGGTGATTTCGACCTTGCGGGCTTTGCCGTGGGCGCGATGGAGCGGGGCCAGACCCTGCCCGAGGGCGTGGTCGAAGGCGATGTTTTGTTGGGCCTGACCTCGGACGGGGTGCATTCCAACGGCTATTCCTTTGTGCGCAAAGTGGTGGAGATGTCGGGCCTCGACTGGCATTCCCCCAGCCCCTTTGGTGCAGGCACCTTGGGGCAGGGCTTGTTGGCCCCCACGCGGCTTTATGTGAAGCAGTGCCTTGCGGCGGTGCGCGCGGGCGGGGTGCATGCACTGGCCCATATCACCGGTGGCGGCTTGACCGAAAACCCGCCACGTGTGCTGCCCGAGGGGCTGGCCTGTGAGATCGACCTGTCGGCATGGCCTTTGCCCAAGGTCTTTGGTTGGCTGGCCGCAACCGCAAATATGACCGAAGAAGAGCTGCTCAAGACCTTTAACTGCGGCATCGGCATGATGTTGGTGGTCAGCGCCGACCGAGCCGAGGCTTTGGCACAAGAGCTGCGTGATGCGGGCGAGACCGTGGTCACCATGGGCCGTGTGGTGCCGGGTGAGGGTGTGATCTACAAAGGGTCCTTGCTGTGA
- the lptF gene encoding LPS export ABC transporter permease LptF produces the protein MTRFDRYLLSQFLALFGFFSLVLVLVYWVNRAVGLFDQIIGDGQSALVFLEISLLTLPNVIRVVLPVSAFAAAVYTTNRLTQDGELVVMQATGFSAFRLARPVIYFGLCVTLMLVLLYNVIVPASRTVLSARTAEISANLTARLLVDGKFMHPTDGITFYIREISDTGELRDVFLTDDRKASSRTTYTAQRALLVRGDVEPKLIMFDGMSQSYNLTNQRLSVTHFKDFTYDLGGLISAGEIPARSLDEMTTAELLFPTEAILAESRASRAALLADGHARIAQPFLALATSLIGFAALLLGAFSRFGLWRQIIGAIVLLVVVQMVNNAGSAAAQQSALMWPLVYLAPLLGVGISFVMLWVAQRPRARHNAGPGPNSSERGIV, from the coding sequence GTGACCAGATTCGACAGATACCTGCTGTCGCAATTCCTTGCGCTATTCGGGTTTTTCTCCCTTGTCTTGGTGCTGGTCTATTGGGTCAATCGCGCCGTGGGCCTGTTTGACCAGATCATCGGGGACGGGCAATCGGCGCTGGTTTTCCTTGAGATTTCCTTGCTCACCCTGCCCAATGTCATCCGCGTTGTCCTGCCCGTCTCGGCCTTTGCTGCGGCCGTTTATACCACCAACCGGCTGACGCAGGACGGGGAGCTGGTGGTGATGCAGGCAACCGGCTTTTCGGCCTTCCGGCTTGCGCGTCCGGTCATTTACTTTGGGCTGTGCGTGACCTTGATGCTGGTGCTGCTATATAATGTCATCGTGCCCGCCAGCCGCACCGTCCTGTCCGCCCGCACCGCCGAAATCAGCGCCAATCTGACAGCGCGGCTTTTGGTTGACGGGAAATTCATGCATCCGACGGATGGCATCACCTTCTACATCCGTGAAATCAGCGACACCGGAGAGCTGCGGGACGTTTTTCTGACCGATGATCGCAAGGCATCCTCGCGCACAACCTACACCGCACAGCGCGCGCTTTTGGTGCGCGGAGATGTGGAACCAAAGCTGATCATGTTCGACGGGATGAGCCAAAGCTATAACCTGACCAACCAGCGGCTTTCGGTCACCCATTTCAAGGACTTCACCTATGATCTGGGCGGGCTTATCAGCGCAGGAGAGATCCCCGCACGTTCCCTCGATGAGATGACAACGGCCGAGCTGCTCTTCCCGACCGAGGCAATTCTGGCCGAATCCCGTGCCAGCCGGGCAGCCCTTCTGGCGGATGGCCATGCCCGTATCGCCCAGCCATTTTTGGCGCTTGCTACATCCTTGATCGGCTTTGCCGCACTGCTTTTGGGGGCGTTCAGCCGCTTCGGGCTTTGGCGCCAGATCATCGGGGCGATTGTGTTGCTGGTCGTGGTGCAAATGGTCAATAACGCCGGAAGCGCGGCCGCGCAGCAATCGGCCCTGATGTGGCCGCTGGTCTATCTTGCGCCGCTGCTGGGGGTGGGGATCTCATTTGTGATGCTA